From a single Vitis vinifera cultivar Pinot Noir 40024 chromosome 18, ASM3070453v1 genomic region:
- the LOC100263276 gene encoding large ribosomal subunit protein P2-like: MNVMAAYLLVVLGGNVSPCADDLKSILGSVGAETDDDGIELLLSEVKGKDITKLIASRREKLASVPSGGGVVVAASDGGSGAAPAATEPKNEEKGGRERGIG; encoded by the coding sequence ATGAATGTGATGGCTGCATATTTGCTCGTTGTATTGGGAGGCAATGTCAGCCCTTGCGCCGATGACCTCAAGAGCATCCTCGGATCGGTTGGAGCTGAAACTGATGATGATGGGATTGAGCTGCTGTTGTCCGAAGTTAAGGGTAAGGATATAACAAAGCTTATTGCATCTAGAAGAGAGAAATTGGCATCGGTGCCTTCTGGTGGTGGTGTCGTTGTTGCAGCTAGTGATGGTGGTAGTGGTGCAGCACCTGCTGCCACAGAACCAAAGAATGAGGAAAAAGGTGGAAGAGAAAGAGGAATCGGATGA
- the LOC100258141 gene encoding serine decarboxylase — MVGSALFEAMSGDLGGKVEILSEDFDPTAVVVEPVPPVVENGGEMGREEEEKRSKEIVLGRNVHTTCLAVTEPDANDEFTGDKEAYMASVLARYRKTLMERTKHHLGYPYNLDFDYGALSQLQHFSINNLGDPFIESNYGVHSRQFEVGVLDWFARLWEIEKDEYWGYITNCGTEGNLHGILVGREVLPDGILYASQETHYSVFKAARMYRMECVKVATSLSGEIDCADFKAKLLANKDKPAIINVNIGTTVKGAVDDLDLVIETLEECGFTHDRFYIHCDGALFGLMMPFVKRAPKVTFKKPIGSVSVSGHKFVGCPMPCGVQITRMEHINALSRNVEYLASRDATIMGSRNGHAPIFLWYTLNRKGYKGFQKEVQKCLRNAHYLKDRLRDAGISAMLNELSSTVVFERPVDDEFVRRWQLACQGNIAHVVVMPNVTIEKLDYFLDELIEKRNTWFLDKKVQPPCVAADIGSENCLCDLHK; from the exons ATGGTTGGAAGCGCTCTATTCGAGGCGATGTCGGGGGATTTGGGCGGAAAGGTCGAGATCTTGTCGGAGGATTTTGATCCCACGGCTGTGGTGGTGGAGCCGGTGCCGCCGGTGGTGGAGAACGGTGGGGAGATGGGAAGAGAAGAGGAGGAGAAGAGGAGCAAAGAGATTGTGCTTGGGCGAAACGTGCACACCACGTGCCTTGCCGTCACGGAGCCCGATGCCAATGACGAATTTACTGGTGATAAGGAGGCTTATATGGCTAGTGTGTTGGCTAGGTATCGGAAGACTCTGATGGAAAGAACGAAGCACCATTTAG GTTATCCATATAATCTGGATTTCGACTATGGTGCTCTGTCACAGTTGCAACATTTCTCCATCAATAATCTTGGTGATCCATTTATTGAGAGTAACTATGGTGTCCATTCGAGACAGTTTGAAGTTGGTGTTTTGGATTGGTTTGCCCGTCTATGGGAAATAGAAAAAGATGAATACTGGGGGTACATCACTAATTGTGGCACAGAAGGCAATCTTCATGGAATCTTAGTCGG GCGAGAAGTGCTTCCTGATGGGATTCTCTATGCATCACAAGAGACACATTATTCTGTCTTTAAAGCAGCACGGATGTATAGAATGGAATGTGTGAAGGTTGCCACTTCACTTTCGGGGGAGATTGATTGTGCAGATTTTAAGGCTAAACTACTGGCTAACAAGGACAAACCAGCCATCATTAATGTTAACATAG GAACAACTGTCAAGGGAGCCGTAGATGACCTTGATCTTGTAATAGAGACTCTCGAAGAATGTGGGTTTACACATGATCGGTTCTATATTCACTGTGACGGAGCTCTATTTGGACTCATGATGCCTTTTGTCAAACGC GCACCAAAGGTAACTTTCAAGAAACCCATAGGAAGTGTGAGTGTCTCTGGCCACAAGTTTGTGGGCTGTCCAATGCCTTGTGGCGTTCAGATAACAAGGATGGAGCATATCAATGCGCTCTCAAGGAATGTGGAGTACCTGGCTTCAAGGGATGCCACAATTATGGGTAGCCGGAATGGCCATGCTCCAATCTTTCTCTGGTACACTCTGAACAGGAAAGGTTACAAGGGTTTCCAGAAAGAAGTTCAGAAGTGCCTTAGAAATGCTCACTACTTGAAGGACCGCCTCCGAGATGCTGGAATCAGTGCCATGCTTAATGAGCTCAGCAGCACGGTTGTGTTTGAACGGCCCGTTGATGATGAGTTTGTCCGCAGGTGGCAACTTGCATGCCAGGGGAATATTGCGCATGTTGTGGTTATGCCCAATGTCACCATTGAGAAGCTGGACTATTTCTTAGATGAGCTGATTGAAAAGCGAAACACTTGGTTTCTGGATAAAAAAGTTCAACCTCCTTGTGTTGCAGCAGACATAGGGAGTGAGAATTGTTTGTGTGATCTGCATAAGTGA